Part of the Candidatus Moraniibacteriota bacterium genome is shown below.
ATAGTCGTGTGGATGCTTCTGCGGATGTGCTGGCGGAGAATATAGTCTCGACACTTGAGGGGTCAACATTTCGTGTTGGTGAGATGGATTTTCACCTCATGCTTCCAGGCTTGTTTAATGTCGAAAATGCACTTGCAGCTCTTGCTGCAACGGTATCTTGTGGTATCCCTTATCATGTTGCGGCTCGCGCATTGTCTGGAGTGCGGGGTGTGCCGGGTCGCATGGAGCGTGTGGACAACGAGCGTGGGATTACGCTCCTCATCGACTATGCTGTGACACCAAATGCACTGGAAAATCTCTATCGACTCATTTCGAATATGAGATCGTCATCGGCGACAAGGATTATTGCGGTTTTTGGTGCTTGTGGTGATCGTGATCGAGGGAAGCGTCCTATTATGGGTGAAATTGTTTCATCATATGCTGATATTGTTATCCTTACCAACGAAGATCCCTATACGGAAGATCCCAAGCGGATTATTAATGAAATACAAGCAGGCATTGCAAATAAGACACTTGAAGAAAATCTCTTTATCATAATGGAGAGACAAAAAGCCATCGCGAAAGCGATTGAGCTCGCGATGCCTGGTGATGTCATTGCGGTAACTGGAAAAGGTGCCGAAGAAACAATGGCGATTGGTAGTCGTCGCATTCCCTGGAATGACAAGCGGGTGATTGGAGAAATCCTGCGAGAAATGAGTAATAATGTAGAGTGAACAGTTTTTGTTGGACTAAAGCTGAAATTGAAACAAGAGTGCGTGCTTTGCACCTCTCTTTATTTGTATCGGAGAGCATCCAATGGATCGATGCGACTTGCTTGTCTGGCAGGAAAGACTCCCGTGAAGAGTCCGACGACAGAGCCGAAAGCGATGACGACGAGGATAAACCACAGAGGTGTCGAGAAAAGACTGACACTCGTGCCACCGAAACGAGTGGCGACGAAATTGAGGAGAGAATTGCAGATTTTGCCGCCAAGCCACCCAAGGAGAACGCCGACCAAACTTCCGAGAAAACCCATGAGGGTCGCTTCAACGATGAACATGAGCGAGATACTCGATTTTGAGGCGCCGATTGATCGCATGAT
Proteins encoded:
- a CDS encoding UDP-N-acetylmuramoyl-L-alanyl-D-glutamate--2,6-diaminopimelate ligase, whose protein sequence is MVLASFTRIVPQSVKNIYHLSVATLAGAVFGFPGRKLRIIGVTGTDGKTTTVQCIAAILRESGKQVALASTINFRIGEREWVNSSKFTTLSGWKVQKFLREAVSAGCEYAVLEVSSHALDQGRVCGVPFEVAVITNITREHLDYHGTMKEYRRAKRRLFNRAKIGVVNLDMDDSAEFLETPPLKHVTYSRVDASADVLAENIVSTLEGSTFRVGEMDFHLMLPGLFNVENALAALAATVSCGIPYHVAARALSGVRGVPGRMERVDNERGITLLIDYAVTPNALENLYRLISNMRSSSATRIIAVFGACGDRDRGKRPIMGEIVSSYADIVILTNEDPYTEDPKRIINEIQAGIANKTLEENLFIIMERQKAIAKAIELAMPGDVIAVTGKGAEETMAIGSRRIPWNDKRVIGEILREMSNNVE